From the Camelus bactrianus isolate YW-2024 breed Bactrian camel chromosome 4, ASM4877302v1, whole genome shotgun sequence genome, the window cattgatttctctctgtgtgtttacctatttttctgcttcatttatttctgcttttatctgtaattagttccttccttctgcttacatTAGACTCAACTTATTCTTTAAACTTGTTCATTAGATATCTTAGGGTAGAAGCTTTATACACTGATTTtaaacctttcttcttttctaatattattatttaacgttataaatagcatttattgagatatatcccacaaattttgagATGTTATGTTTTAATGTTTGATTCACAGCATTTCTGATCTCTCATATTTCTCTGACCCATGGGTTTTTTACAACTGTGATGTTTAATATTCAAATAGTTGtaatttttccaaatatctttttgttactgatttctaatttaatttagtTATGATCAGAGACTAGACTTTATGTGATTTCACTATTTTTCTGTCCCGCCTCCTTTTTCTGGGTatccaattatatatatattggacTGCTTGTTGTTGTCCACTCTCTGTTCATTTGTgttcagtcttctttttttttctcttttctcatgagAGTAGCAATTACTGAGAAAAGAGATTTGAAATTTCCAGTtgtagatttgtctatttcttattTCAGTTATCTCAGTTTCTGCTTCATGTGTTCTGATGCTCTGTtatcacatgcacacacacttagGGTGCATACACACTTGGTGATTtgactcctttatcattatgCAGAGTCTCCTGTTACCCCTGGTCATAACTCTTGTTCTGAGatctgtttttttctgtaatactATCACATACatctccagctttcttttcattactGTATGTATGGTGTACTTTTTTTagtcttttacttttaacctatccATGCCTTCATATTTAAATAGGTTTCTTATAGATAACATAtcatagggttttgttttttttaattaagtatggCAATCTCTTTTATTTGAAATGTggagaccatttacatttaatgtaactTTAATATTATTGGATGTAAATCTACCATTTTGCTATTTACTAattgtttcatttgttctttgttcctttttttttttttttgcaccttgTTTTGGACGGAGAATTTTTTATGATTCTGTTTTTATCTTCACAATGGGTTTATTAGCtataattctgttttattttttatagtttatttgggttttaaagtatatttctaaCTTATCAATTCATCCTTCAGAGGATGTCAAATGCCCACTTTGCATACTGTGTGAAAAACTTTCAATGAAATTCTATTTCCCTTTCCTAGTCTCTCAGCTATTGTTGTCATATAGTTTACATGTACATATAATTCCAATTCATTGATATTATTTTCCAATGAGCAGTCAGTTATCTTgttaaagagattaaaaatgaaggaaaacattttttatatcCATACATTTGCAGTTTCCAgaactcttcatttctttctgtagATCCAAATTCTTAAtgtgatgtcatttttttttaatacccaaAGAACTTCCTTCAGTATTTCTTACAGTTACaggtctggttttttttttgtttgttttttgtttttttttttttttttgtccttattttaccTCCGTTTGTGAAAGATAATATCgctagatttaaaatttttaggttgatattttattttaatactttgttCTGTTGCCTCCTGGGTCTGTGGTTCTTATTTTTGTTCACCTGTACTTAATTTCCCCCCATTTCTGGCTGCATTTAAGAGTTTCTCTTGTCATTGGTTTTCAACAATTTGATTATGGTGCTGTGCCTTGATggtgttttctttatgtttattctgctTGGGGTCAATTGAGCCTTTAGAATCTGAGTTTATAATTTTCATCCAGTTTGGAAAAATTGGCCACGTCTGCAATAATTTTTCCCTCTCTCACCCCCTTTTTCTGGTTCTCTAATTATATGTGTGTTAACCTGCTTGTTATTGTCcgtgctgtttgtttattttcagtcttttaccCTCTGGTTTTCATGTTGAATAGCTCTTTTGCTCTGTCTCCaacttcactgatttttttttcttttcttctgtggcATCTAATCAACTTTTATCCCATGCAGTGCATTTTTCCTgtaccatttatttttatatttagaagttCCACTTGAGTGGTtagtatttagttttttttttttccttccatctttcatttctctccttgTGATATCTCCGAGCATATTTATGATAATTTTACAATAGCTGTTGTAAGCTTCTTATTGGCTAATTCCATcatctctgtcctttctgggtctgtttctattgatTGGTTTTTCTCATGGTTATAAGTCATACTTTCCTACTATTTTGAATGTCTGGTACTTATTAAGACAATTGATGTGGTGAATTTTATATTGTTAGGTGccaggttttatatttttaaaagagtattaaACTTTGGCTTACAGTTCGTTTCTTGGGATCGCCTTAATACTTAAAGGGTTGCTCTTAAAATGTCCTATGGCAGGTCCAATGTCCTAGGGCAGCCCTAGATCTGGGGCTAATTTAGCCCTGCAGTAGGGGGACTGTGTCCAGTTTCTCATACATTGAGGTCTCTCCATTCTGGTTGAGGGGACACAAATTATTTCCCCCATGTGGGAGCTCTGAGAATTATCAGCCTACTGTGTTTTTGTGATTCTTTCCCCAGTCCTGTGGAATTTGACCCTCTGCGTAGGAAGACGAGTTTCAGCAAAGACGCCGGGGTAGTTTCCAGAGCTCCCTCTTTTTGTCACTCCCTCCTCGTTGGTACTTTTCCCAGTAAATTCTACCTGTTTGGGGCCTCCCTGAACTTTGATCTCTGTCTCTTCAGCAGGACCGCTGGGCTCTGTTCAGTTCCCTGCCCCTATGTTGCAGCTTGAAAACTGCCTCCAGGCAGCAAGCGGGACAGTCAGAGCGTGTactgaatttgtttctttttctgggatCACACCCTGGGTTGCTTGTCTGAAAGCAGTCATATCATGATTTGTAGCTGTTTGCATCTGGAGGGCAGTTCCCACGGCCAGTCATGCTTCACGGGCAGAAGTGGAAGTCCCTCCCCATCTGTCTTTGATGCATAAATTTCTTCCTTATTTGACCTGTGAGTCtaagatacatatatacatatgtatatatgaatacatatgaAATTATGATTAGAGCTTGCTTTTCATCATCTTGTGCATTTTCCTGTGTTACTCTAGTCTACGTGACCACATTTCTAGTGGCTGCAAAATATTCCTCTGAGTGCATGTCCCAGAGTCTCTTAACTAGTCTTGCAGGGCTGACTGAACACGTAGAAGTTGGGGAAGTCTTTTCTCTAGGCATGAAAAGTGTGGCCTTGACCTCCAAGGCCTGATGCCTTTGACTGAGAAGAATGGAAGGCATCTGGCAACCCTGAACCAGGGCCACTGATGACTTGTTCATATCCTCAGGTTGTGAATTCTACCTGTAGGATGATGTCTCAAGGAGATACACCTACATCAACAACAAAAGAGCACAGAGAAACAGTATTATTAGAATTTTAGGCTAGTAGGTCCATAGCAGAACAGTAAAAATTACGGAGATGGCACAGCCTAGAAACTCAGGGCTTGGAGTGGAGTAGAGCATTCTTGGAATATTGTATGATAAAAGCTTGTATGCTTGTTTGTGATGACAAGCGTGTAACTCAGACCATTTCTACTTAGAAATGTCAAGGGGTAACCATGAGTAGAGGAGAATAGGCATATGGCTGTTACTTATAACTGAATACAAGTGCAAGTGCACAAGTTAACAAAAATTAGGGAAATGCACGGAGAAGGCATCTAGGAACCAGAAGGCCTGAGATGTCTGGCCCAGCTCTGCTGTTGGTtttctgtgtgatcttgggcaaatcctCTCCTATAATGGACTTCAGTTTCCACTTCCTACATGTAATGAGGGGGTTGGGAATTTCATACTCCGTGTCACATGGGGCTTTGGTTTTGTTGTGTTCATTTAATAACTGTTTAGTAAATATactgaaaagatgaaaaagcaCTCTCTAAAGAAGCGAGAGTGTGAGATGCTCTTGGTCTCTTGCAGTGTTAGGGGCACCCCTTCCCCTAGCTCAGAGCTAGAGCTTTGGCTGTAGGAGGGTGTGTTGGCGGGCAGTGAGGGATGGGGAGGCTCCCAGCCATGCTCGGAATCCAGCAGATCCCATTCACCGAGCGCTCACTccgtgccaggcaccatgcccTGCTCTTTCCCTGCTTTAGCTCTTACTAGTTCTTCCAGCAACTGTGACATCCGGgtgattatcttcattttaccaaGTGATGAAAATGAGGCTTTGCAGGCATCAGATAGTTGTCTAAGTAGCCAGGATTTGTCCCAGAGGCCAGTCTCACCTTCACCCACATGCTCTGGTTCTCACCTTGTTAGCCGGCAGGCCTCTTGCACCTCAGGGAAACACACTGTCCCCTTTGTGCCCCCAGCGGACAACGAAAACAACATTGCCTCTAACCAGTCCCGATCGCCACCTGCTGTCGTGGAAGAGAAGTGGAAGCCCCAGGCCCAGAGGAACAGTGCCAACAACAGTAGGTCTCTCCCAGGCTGGAGCCCGGGGCTGATGGAAGtctgccccacccacctccagccccctctCTGCTCGGTCCCCTCTGCCCCCTATCCCCACCCCGTGCCTCCCGTGAGGATGCAAGACCACACATAACAGTTTCCAAAGCACTTTCACACCTAAGACCCTGTTGGTGGGAGTTCTGACCTCACGGGATGGACAGAGATGGCCCAGGGAAAAGTGATCtgtttgtggtcagagaacacaaATTAGTGACAGAATCAGAATTAGAATGCACTCTCCACAGTTTCTCTTGTCTGCTTTTTCTTGACACTGCAGTCTCATGTATTTTATTCAATAGAGGCTCCTTTATTAGAGAAGATTTTTATACTGAGGAAGAGATTAGACTAGTTGGCTCCAAAGGTCCAGGTAAATGATGCATGCAGCAAGTATGTTGCACACATACCACTATAGTCTGTTCCCATACCCATGGCAGGCATTACTAATCAATCAGAGACCGTTATTCCTGTAACACTGTCACATGTTAAAGATGGCCAGCACCACCAATTTGTGTGCAAGATGAAATCTATTCATAATTCCTAATACTAGATGCTTTGAGTATTAGGCTGCTGCCAGACCAAGGAGCCCTGAATGCCAGCATTAATCACACCTCTCTTTGTGTCCTCCTCCAGCCACAAGTAGTGGTTTAACACCCAACAGCATGATCCCGGAGAAGGAGCGGCAGAACATCGCGGAGCGGCTCCTGCGGGTCATGTGCGCCGACCTGGGTGCGCTGAGCGTGGTGAGCGGGAAGGAGTTCCTGAAGCTGGCCCAGACGCTGGTGGACAGCGGTGCCCGCTACGGGGCCTTCTCGGTCACCGAGATCCTGGGCAATTTCAACACGCTGGCGCTGAAGCACCTGCCGCGCATGTACAACCAGGTGAAGGTGAAGGTGACGTGCGCCTTGGGCAGCAACGCCTGCCTGGGCATCGGCGTCACCTGCCACTCACAGAGCGTTGGCCCGGACTCCTGCTACATCCTCACAGCCTACCAGGCGGAGGGCAACCACATCAAGAGCTACGTGCTGGGCGTGAAGGGCGCGGACATTCGCGACAGTGGCGACCTGGTGCACCACTGGGTGCAGAACGTGCTGTCGGAGTTCGTGATGTCAGAGATCAGGACAGTGTACGTGACGGACTGCCGGGTGAGCGCATCCGCCTTTTCCAAGGCCGGCATGTGCCTTCGCTGCTCAGCCTGTGCCTTGAACTCGGTGGTACAGAGCGTGCTGAGCAAGCGGACGCTGCAGGCCcgcagcatgcacgaggtcatcgAGCTGCTCAACGTGTGTGAGGACCTGGCGGGCTCCACCGGCCTCGCCAAGGAGACCTTCGGCTCGCTGGAGGAGACCTCGCCGCCGCCCTGCTGGAACTCAGTCACGGACTCGCTGCTGCTGGTGCACGAGCGCTACGAGCAGATCTGCGAGTTCTACAGCCGCGCCAAGAAGATGAACCTCATCCAGAGCCTCAATAAGCACCTGCTCAGCAACCTGGCCGCCATCCTGACACCGGTGAAGCAGGCGGTCATTGAGCTGAGCAACGAGAGCCAGCCCACTCTGCAGCTGGTGCTGCCCACCTACGTCAGGCTGGAGAAGCTGTTCACGGCTAAGGCCAATGACGCGGGCACCGTCAGCAAGCTGTGCCACCTCTTCCTGGAGGCGCTCAAGGAGAACTTCAAAGTGCACCCAGCGCACAAGGTGGCCATGATCCTGGACCCGCAGCAGAAGCTGCGGCCCGTCCCGCCCTACCAGCACGAGGAGATCATCGGCAAGGTGTGCGAGCTCATCAACGAGGTCAAGGAGTCCTGGACGGAGGAGGCCGACTTTGAGCCTGCCGCCAAGAAGCCCCGCTCTGCCCCCGGCGAGAACCCCGCAGCTCAGGAGGACGACCGGCTTGGGAAGAACGAAGTCTACGATTATCTGCAGGAGCCCCTCTTCCAGGCCACCCCTGATCTCTTCCAGTACTGGTCGTGCGTGACCCAAAAGCACACGAAACTCGCCAAGCTCGCCTTCTGGCTCCTGGCCGTTCCAGCCGTGGGGGCCAGGAGCGGGTGTGTAAATATGTGTGAACAAGCACTTCTAATCAAAAGGAGGCGACTGCTCAGTCCAGAAGATATGAACAAACtcatgtttctgaaatccaaCATGCTTTAAGACTtccagatgaaaaaaaaagagaaagagaagagaacgttagaaaaacaaaaaaccccacaacactgtcgcaaagaaaaggaattttaagTTCTAAACACTGTGGACCTCATTATAAATGCCCCCCTTGGAAACTTAAGTGCTTtttacagtgtgtgtgtgcatgtgtgtgcacacccaTGCGTGCGCACCATGGGCGTGAGCGGCTCTGTGCTCACCTCCATGGCCGCGGAAGTgtcacacacgcatgcacacatacTGCCCTGGTGCATGTACACACGCCTGCTTGTGGGCGCGTGGGCATTAAACTGGGTGTGTCAGGAAAGCTGAGTGGGAAAGAGGGAAGGTGCTTCACCTCCTTTTCTCAGTAAGGGGGCTTTAAAAGACTCCATTTTCAGGTGTGCAGATTGGTAGAAAGCTGATGTTGTAAAACGTTCAGGCAGCTGAGATCTGAAGTGACTTGACGCTCTCTGTCCTTCACCCCATGGTCCCCCTTTGccctccatccccttccccaggccTTCCTGACCCTAATGCACCCGCCTCTCCCCAGCTGCCCTGCCATGGATTCTCCAAACTGCATCAGATGGACAGCTTCTGCACTGGACTTGGTTCTCGTTCACCTTCAGGGCATTGAGCTGCTGCCTTCATGACACTCTTGGGTGTCACAGGGCAGCCGCCTTAGAAACACACCTATCTATCTCCCCAAATCAGGAAAGGAGACTTTCAGAATATAAAGCTGaccttttgctttttaatataagatagaaaaaaaaaaagacatttttcaaagaagtaTAGATACTGTCTCCAttccttaataatttttttcctaacattttagcagtttttaccttttattttgtttcaaatttgATTTAGACTCTGCTAGGAGGCACTGAATGTCTATAACTTATGTTTtggagggttgtttttttttttctggtttttgatTGCCCTTTTTGTTCCTCAAGTCACACTGTAAACTAGCTCATCTCAGTGGTAGATTTAATATCCTAAGGTTTTTATTAGCCTTCCCTGGACAGTCCGGTTTTCATGTATTCAAACAGCCAAGACCATGAACTCGGCTGTGCTGTTTGAGACCAGGAGTGGGGTCAGAGTCACGGGTTTCACAGACGTGGGGTTCAGTGGAAGCCATAGGGGAACATGTGGCTTGGGAGTGCTCCTGAATGTAGGCAGAAGACCGCCCTCCTGGCTCGCTGTGTCTGGTACTGCGAATGTCTTGATTTCTATACCCAGAGTGCATTACACTACTCGCCATGTCACTGACCCTTCCAGCTCAGCAGGGACTCTTGAGTTGATCCACATTCACATTCATCACACCTCAGACCgacagcctcctctccctccccaggaccCTGGGGATTCCCGTGGTTCCATTGTCCACAGCCCTGGGGGTCCCCACACAAGCCTCAGCCCTCCTTCTAGGACAGTAGTTGAGCCCGGTGCCTTGTGGGCCAAATGACGGATGTTTTGAGGGTGGAATGGCATTAGGTCACATTCAACTTAACGCTGTGAAAGATGTTTCTAGGCTTTTCTCTCCACGAGCAGTTTAAAGTTCTACACACTCAGCCCAAATGCCAACAGGGTGACCCTTTCCCCTCACCAGAGGCGGTTCCGTCAGGATCAGTGCTCAacttcccaccccacctctcaGCGAAGAGAGTGCTGGTGGTCCCACATCCCCCCTGCCCCCCCGGTGCCTGTGACTGGGATAGAGATGGTTACACCAAGGGCTTCAGGCTGAGAATGACCATCATCATGGGAGGCTGTTTGCAAAGGCACATTCTACCATCCTGGGGGTTGACTTAAGTCCTCTCCATCCCTTCCTAGTAATAAAGCATTATTCAACTGCGAGATACCTCGACTACAAAAAGCACTGTACAACAGCCCTCTCTTCCCAGTCCGTGACAGTTAAGTTGGAGAAGTAAAGTTGACTTAAAAACTCAAGGCTTAGGATTGTGGACCAGAACACTGTCCCAGATGCCAAGCATGCTCGCTTTGCCTCATGAGAGCTAACCTGAGTCTTGGACACATTGAAATGCATCACAGTGGGCCATTTCCACATTCACTCCAGCAAGCCATGGTCTCAGGAAGCACCATGACATTTCCTCTCCCGGAGAAGTTCACAGGTGTTAATTCCACGGCACTTCCAACTGGGGTCACGCCGTCAGAAGATAAGGGGCCAGTGGATGGTCACCTAATGTCCTAGAGACTATGGGAGCGTCAGCAAACTTTGATGAGACCTTTGGGGGCATTCCAGAAGGTGGTTGCCAGGCTGCTGACGGTGACATGCCTACAGCAAAAGGCCTCCAGCTCTGCTTTGCTGCCGGGGAAGAGTCCTCATCCTGGCACTTTGATCCACACAAGGAGGATGAAAGCTGCCCATATTGTGTGGTCCGTGGGAGCCCGTCCTCCTCCTGAGAGCAGAGCTGTACTGGTGTTGCCCCATTATTGGGCTACTCGCTTAGAAAACAGGCATTTCGCTTTCTCGCAAGGCCATCGGGACCAAGCCCAAATATGTGTTCTTCTCTTTGGAACGTGGGATGTCTGCCCCCCCAGCATGAAATTTCGAGTACGTTGTACTGAATTCCAGGTGTCTAGTCATATGTGTCACCTCCTgctctgtttgttcttttttcccaccTCAGTTCAGTCCTTAGCACTTGGCTTGCTCTGCAGGTTTGATGTGAGTGCTGCTAGGTACTCTGAAAGCTGTCTCCCGCGGCTGCCTCATCCAGGTATGGGAATAAGGTGGCAGGAAGTCATTTCTCTCTTGCAGCCTCTGGTTCTTCAGAAACTGTCTTCGCCAACACGAAAGGCTGTACCAAGGTGCCCCCTCTGCTTTCTCATGTAGGCGGTTCCCATAGGGCAAACCCTGCTGTGATGAACAGCTTAATAAAACCCAAAGATCTCACAGGTCCAGCCACTGGCCCCTTATCTCTAGCAATATCCACCTTATCCAAATTCTAGCTCAGCCAAAGGATTGAGGTCGCCTCTTCCAGTTCATTTCCCAACACCCAACCTGGCATTGACCTTCAGAAGGACTTTGTCTTCTGCCTCCCAGCTCTGTGACCACTATAGGACCTCACAGCTCAAGGTGGTTGCCTGCGGACTTGGACCCAACTTGTCTAAACCACGTGATTCCCAGGACAGAACTGGACCTTGTGCTGACATACAGAGATGccagaggggaggcagagaaAACACCTCCACTCTGCGGAGTCTTCCCCGTCATCTGAGGTCAGTTGGCTTCACCACCAAAGCCCAAGCCAAGGACCACAGCCTTGTGGGCGGTCCTTCAGGTTTGGGGTAACTGGGGGTCTCAGCTCCGCCAAGAGCAGCAGTGCCATCCCAGCAGAAAGCCACCTGCTGCATCCACCAGCAAGGATGCTTTGCCACCAGCCTGCCTGACAGCCTCACGCCTGGCATTCGGGGATTGGCTCTGGGCTGGGAAAAGGGTGCTGTGGTTTCTTGGTGAGGAGAGGACAGTCCGATGACGCAGTTGAGAAGTTCTGGGTCTCCAGGTTTGTAGGAAGGACTTTGACACCAGCTCAGCTGGTGGGCTGGTGAGTGTCCTGTCCTTCGGTTTGCTCCTTTGTCTCCTGCACTTCCAAGAAACACCAGAGAAAAACTCTGCAAGGCGTGTTTTCCACTGTGAAGCTGAACCTCTGCCTTTAGGGGTCCCCTGGGCTTGCCCCTGGACTTGGACTAGACCCCTATGGAAAGTGGGCACCTGAAGAGCTGTCGGCGATGCAGCGCACACTCACAGGGGCCCCAGGTTCACGAGAAAGGTTTGGAGTGAAGCTGGGGTGTGGGTAGAGGAGGGACGTCCTGTGAGAAATGGCCCAGGAGGGGACAGTAGCTGGATATCGTCATCACGACGAATGTGCTTGTAGAGACGGGAGGAGGAGGTGCCCGGGGCACGGCCGGCAGCCTCCTCCCGCCCCAGGGAGCTGGGGCGAGTTCATAGCTCTGCCCTTGTTTTGGGAACAGCGACAGCACCCCTGTCCCTGGGATATACCTGAGGGAGGGCTTCTGGAAAAGCTGATGGGTTAGATGGAAGCGAGAGGCGAAGTAAGGCTCAGGCTGTCCCCTGGAGACAGTAGGTGGGGGAGCTCCTGCCTCAGCCCTgccagccccgccccagcccctgtATCCAGCTGGGCCAGTGGGAGAACTGGGAAGGGGCCTGCCCCCTCTTCACTGTGGCTAATGTTTGCTAGGCCAGTTATGGTGAACCAATGATACAGTGTTTTCCCTCTTATGTTTCCCTCCCGGTTTCCTCTTTTCAGGGTTCTCTGGAGGATTTTGTTGCTGtcgttgttgggtttttttcttcctctctcgtTTGGGTTTGAGGATCATGTGGAGCCCGGCCTTTCCCTGAAGGGAGGGGCCCTGTGGTTTCTGTGCGAAGAGGCACCTGCTCCCGCTTGGATGAGGGTGAAGGCGTCGGGTTGCTGTCTGTTGTATTCtccttccccccccccaccaccaccaccatgggCGCCGCTGTAAAGATTCACCTCCTG encodes:
- the ZNF618 gene encoding zinc finger protein 618 isoform X2, which produces MNQPGGAAAPQADGASAAGRKSTASRERLKRSQKTTKVEGPEAVPAEASLSAEQGTMTEVKVKTELPDDYIQEVIWQGEAKEEKKAVGKDGTGDVPAEICVVIGGVRNQQTLGSYECGICGKKYKYYNCFQTHVRAHRDTEATSGEGASQGNNFRYTCDICGKKYKYYSCFQEHRDLHAVDDPFDQGVVATDEVKEEPPEPFQKIGPMNSITSEIFKKKEVRQCQKRETGNYTCEFCGKQYKYYTPYQEHVALHAPISTAPGWEPPDDPDTGSECSHPEVSPSPRFVAAKTQTNQSGKKAPASVVRCATLLHRTPPATQTQTFRTPNSGSPASKATAAESAFSRRVEGKAQNHFEETNSSSQNSSETASPLISNPFPLLQKPYTCGACGIQFQFYNNLLEHMQSHAADNENNIASNQSRSPPAVVEEKWKPQAQRNSANNTTSSGLTPNSMIPEKERQNIAERLLRVMCADLGALSVVSGKEFLKLAQTLVDSGARYGAFSVTEILGNFNTLALKHLPRMYNQVKVKVTCALGSNACLGIGVTCHSQSVGPDSCYILTAYQAEGNHIKSYVLGVKGADIRDSGDLVHHWVQNVLSEFVMSEIRTVYVTDCRVSASAFSKAGMCLRCSACALNSVVQSVLSKRTLQARSMHEVIELLNVCEDLAGSTGLAKETFGSLEETSPPPCWNSVTDSLLLVHERYEQICEFYSRAKKMNLIQSLNKHLLSNLAAILTPVKQAVIELSNESQPTLQLVLPTYVRLEKLFTAKANDAGTVSKLCHLFLEALKENFKVHPAHKVAMILDPQQKLRPVPPYQHEEIIGKVCELINEVKESWTEEADFEPAAKKPRSAPGENPAAQEDDRLGKNEVYDYLQEPLFQATPDLFQYWSCVTQKHTKLAKLAFWLLAVPAVGARSGCVNMCEQALLIKRRRLLSPEDMNKLMFLKSNML
- the ZNF618 gene encoding zinc finger protein 618 isoform X5; translation: MNQPGGAAAPQADGASAAGRKSTASRERLKRSQKTTKVEGPEAVPAEASLSAEQGTMTEVKVKTELPDDYIQEVIWQGEAKEEKKAVGKDGTGDVPAEICVVIGGVRNQQTLGSYECGICGKKYKYYNCFQTHVRAHRDTEATSGEGASQGNNFRYTCDICGKKYKYYSCFQEHRDLHAVDVFSVEGAPENRADPFDQGVVATDEVKEEPPEPFQKIGPKTGNYTCEFCGKQYKYYTPYQEHVALHAPISTAPGWEPPDDPDTGSECSHPEVSPSPRFVAAKTQTNQSGKKAPASVVRCATLLHRTPPATQTQTFRTPNSGSPASKATAAESAFSRRVEGKAQNHFEETNSSSQNSSETASPLISNPFPLLQKPYTCGACGIQFQFYNNLLEHMQSHAADNENNIASNQSRSPPAVVEEKWKPQAQRNSANNTTSSGLTPNSMIPEKERQNIAERLLRVMCADLGALSVVSGKEFLKLAQTLVDSGARYGAFSVTEILGNFNTLALKHLPRMYNQVKVKVTCALGSNACLGIGVTCHSQSVGPDSCYILTAYQAEGNHIKSYVLGVKGADIRDSGDLVHHWVQNVLSEFVMSEIRTVYVTDCRVSASAFSKAGMCLRCSACALNSVVQSVLSKRTLQARSMHEVIELLNVCEDLAGSTGLAKETFGSLEETSPPPCWNSVTDSLLLVHERYEQICEFYSRAKKMNLIQSLNKHLLSNLAAILTPVKQAVIELSNESQPTLQLVLPTYVRLEKLFTAKANDAGTVSKLCHLFLEALKENFKVHPAHKVAMILDPQQKLRPVPPYQHEEIIGKVCELINEVKESWTEEADFEPAAKKPRSAPGENPAAQEDDRLGKNEVYDYLQEPLFQATPDLFQYWSCVTQKHTKLAKLAFWLLAVPAVGARSGCVNMCEQALLIKRRRLLSPEDMNKLMFLKSNML